From the genome of Cydia strobilella chromosome 21, ilCydStro3.1, whole genome shotgun sequence, one region includes:
- the LOC134751081 gene encoding uncharacterized protein LOC134751081, producing MNTLFCLLALAVIAQSAVLVDKQDKSAAARNNINIGGIYPGDRLLSRSYVYKPAVANTIQFENFVYREYRGDTRTRISAIYVTQQGYYKQCSSTWIRSGGLGYPDVTISFQSLRGYGYYYMIDIWGR from the exons ATGAATACCCTATTCTGTTTATTGGCACTGGCCGTGATCGCTCAGAGCGCTGTTTTGGTGGATAAGCAGGATAAGAGCGCGGCGGCACGGAACAACATTAACATCGGCGGTATTTACCCCGGCGACCGGCTGCTTTCCAG ATCGTACGTATACAAACCCGCAGTAGCCAACACCATACAGTTCGAAAACTTCGTCTACCGAGAGTACCGAGGCGACACCAGGACCAGGATATCAGCCATCTATGTCACACAACAGGGCTACTACAAGCAATGTTCTAGCACTTGGATCAGAAGTGGCGGTCTGGGCTATCCCGATGTGACCATAAGTTTCCAGTCTTTGAGGGGTTATGGGTATTATTATATGATCGATATTTGGGGTCGATAG